A genomic region of Cyanobacteria bacterium FACHB-DQ100 contains the following coding sequences:
- a CDS encoding P-II family nitrogen regulator: protein MHAVKRIEIISDSIELPKILNSLKQSEIDRYTVFRNLESSGVSGSDEMIEMAYIIAFCAPEQLKDAIEKIRPILNRFGGSCYISDAMEVRSLNCTALL from the coding sequence ATGCACGCTGTTAAACGGATTGAAATCATCTCAGATTCGATCGAGCTTCCAAAAATTCTCAATAGCCTGAAGCAATCCGAAATTGATCGCTATACTGTGTTCCGCAATCTTGAAAGTAGCGGGGTTTCTGGAAGCGACGAAATGATTGAAATGGCGTATATTATTGCGTTTTGTGCGCCAGAACAGTTGAAGGATGCGATCGAGAAAATCCGCCCAATTCTCAACCGATTTGGCGGATCGTGCTATATCTCGGACGCGATGGAGGTGCGATCGTTGAATTGTACTGCGTTGCTTTAG
- a CDS encoding sodium-dependent bicarbonate transport family permease, whose protein sequence is MDFTLIVSNFLNPPVLFFFLGMLAVLVKSDLDIPAPIPKLFSLYLLLSIGFKGGVELARSGISQAVIVTLSAAIVMAIAVPIYTFFILRSRLDPYNSAALAATYGSISAVTFITAGSFLDQLQIAYNGYMVAALALMESPAIIIGLILVNVFTDRASDEPIQWSEVLREAFFNGSVFLLVGSVAIGFITGEHGWQTLKPFTQDMFYGVLTFFLLDMGLVAAKRIQELQKTGTFLVSFGVLIPMLNATIAIFLAKAISLSSGDALLFAVLCASASYIAVPAAMRLTVPEANPSFYISAALAVTFPFNILIGIPLYEYGITLLW, encoded by the coding sequence ATGGACTTTACCCTGATCGTTTCTAACTTTCTGAATCCGCCTGTGTTGTTCTTTTTTCTAGGAATGCTGGCGGTTTTGGTGAAATCGGATCTTGATATTCCCGCACCCATTCCGAAGTTGTTTTCGCTGTATTTGCTACTGTCGATCGGGTTTAAAGGTGGCGTAGAGCTGGCGCGGAGCGGGATTAGCCAAGCGGTTATCGTGACGTTGAGCGCTGCGATCGTAATGGCGATTGCTGTTCCAATCTATACGTTTTTCATTTTGCGATCGCGCTTAGATCCCTATAATTCAGCAGCGCTCGCGGCGACTTACGGATCAATCAGTGCGGTGACGTTTATTACGGCTGGATCATTTCTCGATCAGCTTCAGATTGCTTATAACGGTTACATGGTCGCAGCATTGGCGCTCATGGAGTCACCTGCGATCATTATTGGCTTAATTTTGGTGAATGTGTTTACCGATCGTGCTAGTGATGAGCCGATTCAATGGTCGGAGGTGCTGCGAGAAGCATTTTTTAACGGTTCGGTGTTTCTGTTGGTGGGGAGTGTAGCGATCGGTTTTATCACTGGAGAGCATGGCTGGCAGACGTTGAAACCGTTTACGCAAGATATGTTTTACGGAGTGCTGACCTTCTTCTTGCTAGATATGGGACTGGTCGCGGCAAAGCGAATTCAAGAACTACAGAAAACTGGGACGTTTTTGGTGTCGTTTGGGGTGTTGATCCCGATGCTAAATGCGACGATCGCCATCTTTCTCGCAAAAGCGATCTCGCTGTCTTCGGGGGATGCACTTTTGTTTGCGGTGTTATGTGCAAGTGCGTCTTATATTGCGGTTCCCGCAGCGATGCGTTTAACGGTTCCAGAAGCTAATCCTAGCTTTTATATTTCTGCAGCGCTTGCGGTCACGTTTCCGTTCAATATTCTGATCGGAATTCCATTGTACGAATACGGAATTACTCTTCTTTGGTAA